Proteins encoded within one genomic window of Anopheles gambiae chromosome 3, idAnoGambNW_F1_1, whole genome shotgun sequence:
- the LOC1279098 gene encoding neural-cadherin, translating to NHPFLSLALFITASGVRYKISSGNIDNVFAIRNATGALYVAKALDYEKIKKYELRLTASDNFQENYTTVLINVRDLNDNPPVFEKSSYRTQITEEDDRGLPKRVLRVTASDADVERPNNIIYFLTGAGIDIENPSDSYFDINKATGEIFVLKPLNRDPPHGRASWKFTVFAQDEGGEGLVGFTEVQINLKDVNDNAPQFLNGTAYGNVTENGTIGKHVMTIKAKDYDDINEGTNAKIIYSIEKNAIQEDTGLPIFDINPDTGLITTAVCCLDREKTPDYSLQIVATDGGGLKGTGTASIKVKDLNDMPPRFTKDEWFVEVEETDGSVLPEAPILTVTVNDDDEINNFQYKIIESSGYGADKFAMVKNADGTGSLKVVQPLDYEDPLQINGFRFRIQVIDNDDIDESDKYHVDHSWVIVKLKDINDNTPRFKKPHIEAAVYENADVGKKLGTFKAVDIDKGGKSKITYSINRATDRKRQFAIDQEGTVTIHRELDREAMAKHSLEILATDDGVPPRTAFAILTVLVKDINDNAPVFAEDYRPILLENSPPSKIIEISAVDKDDRLEGNGAPFQFRMDPDADDVIRTSFKVEQSNKGDGMAIISSLGSFDREYRKQYTIPIVIKDSGTPPQTGTSTLTITIGDLNDNIMQPGSKEVIVYNYQGQAPDTPIGRVFVNDLDDWDTSDKLFYWDEAENPRFKLDDTSGMVTMRRGAREGRYKLRFKIYDRKHAQESYANMSVVVKHISYEAIVNSGSIRLTGITDEDFIRIWNYRTQNIFRSKLERFRDKLAELLNVHVKNVDVFSVQLKDRSVPLIDVRFAVHGAYFYKAVQLNGLILLHKEEIEQEVGINITMVNVDECLLENADCAGSCTSIIEVQSNPCLVNANKTALVGVQINSTAECVCSSREYKQQQTCKSHPCLNGGRCTDSKSGIKCSCLPGYTGPRCQQVVRSFRGSGWAWYPPLDMCDKSHISVEIITTKPDGLIFYNGPITPPKEDDTSKQLSDFIALELEQGYPRFLIDYGSGTLELRIATKHPLNDGEWHRIDLFWDTDQVKIVVDFCKTAEITEPDDGNLVEIIDHTCQALGKVPQFNEYLNLNTPLQIGGVFRDKFDYTYSRWQYMPVGVGFEGCIREFKHNGILYDLSHPGLSKGSAPGCLYTQEVCDLNPQVARCLEHGKSVGSYVEAKCECNPGWTGTYCSLPTTPTTFKTHSYVKYALSFEPNKFTTQIQLRFRTRETYGELFRISDQHMREYGIIELKDAKVYFRYSLNTDQVEEQEVALTAVEVDDGQWHVVKVQRYGSAAILELDGGEGANFNQSFSFDGHQWLSVDKQEGVYAGGKPEFTGVKTYDVKSDYQKSCIDDIRFDGKSLPLPPATNGTQWGQATMAKDIDRYCSSNNPCQNAYCPDPFECVDLWNKYECACGDGMIISPEGKTCIDRNECLDYPCLNGGTCINQEPRLKYKCICPDSYWGESCEFLKERQALKFSTSALAAVIACLLLIIILLFVYFSCSRRRSANFNKKPATKDDIRENIINYCDEGGGENDMTAFDMKTLKIPIGPLPELVQHKAPPVRPDIAVVSDQVVGKVDVFLDDRKRRVDIDSASGPFDDLRNYAYEGCGSTSGSLSSLQSGKSKKSPKPIIIFQTCPEQHTTINT from the exons GTTACCGCCTCGGATGCCGACGTGGAGCGTCCAAACAACATCATCTACTTTCTGACTGGGGCTGGTATTGACATCGAAAATCCCTCCGATAGCTACTTTGACATCAACAAGGCCACTGGGGAAATATTTGTGCTTAAG CCCCTCAACCGAGATCCACCACACGGACGAGCGTCTTGGAAGTTTACCGTCTTTGCGCAGGACGAAGGAGGCGAGGGTTTGGTGGGCTTTACGGAGGTGCAGATCAACCTGAAAGACGTCAACGACAATGCGCCCCAGTTCCTGAACGGTACTGCGTACGGCAACGTGACCGAAAATGGCACCATCGGCAAGCACGTGATGACAATAAAGGCCAAAGACTATGACGATATCAACGAAGGCACTAACGCGAAGATCATTTACTCGATTGAGAAGAACGCTATCCAAGAGGATACTGGTTTGCCGATCTTCGACATCAACCCGGACACAGGACTCATCACGACGGCGGTATGCTGTCTCGATCGAGAGAAGACGCCCGACTATTCGCTGCAGATAGTGGCCACCGATGGCGGAGGTTTGAAGGGTACGGGAACAGCTTCCATCAAGGTGAAGGATCTGAATGATATGCCACCTCGGTTCACCAAGGACGAGTGGTTCGTCGAGGTGGAGGAAACCGACGGTAGTGTGCTGCCCGAGGCACCGATACTGACCGTGACGGTGaatgacgatgatgaaataaacaatttccaGTACAAAATCATTGAAAGCAGCGGGTACGGGGCGGATAAGTTTGCGATGGTAAAGAACGCGGACGGTACGGGGAGTTTGAAGGTGGTCCAGCCGCTAGACTACGAGGATCCGTTGCAGATAAATGGCTTTCGCTTTCGGATACAGGTGATCGATAACGATGATATTGACGAGAGCGACAAATACCACGTTGACCATTCGTGGGTGATTGTGAAATTGAAGGATATTAACGATAATACGCCTCGCTTCAAGAAGCCGCACATCGAGGCGGCTGTGTATGAGAACGCGGACGTGGGGAAAAAATTGGGCACCTTCAAGGCGGTCGACATTGACAAGGGCGGTAAGAGCAAAATTACCTACAGCATTAACCGTGCTACAGACCGGAAGCGCCAGTTTGCCATCGACCAGGAAGGTACGGTGACGATCCACCGTGAACTGGATCGGGAAGCGATGGCGAAACACTCACTTGAAATTTTAGCCACCGATGACGGTGTTCCGCCGCGCACGGCTTTCGCCATCTTGACTGTGCTGGTGAAGGACATCAACGATAATGCGCCGGTATTCGCGGAAGATTACCGGCCCATTCTGCTCGAAAACTCACCGCCTTCGAAGATTATCGAAATCTCCGCCGTCGATAAGGATGACCGACTAGAGGGCAACGGGGCACCGTTCCAGTTCCGCATGGACCCGGACGCAGACGATGTGATTCGAACGTCCTTCAAGGTGGAGCAGAGTAACAAGGGTGACGGTATGGCGATCATTTCATCGCTCGGCTCGTTCGATCGCGAGTACCGCAAGCAGTACACCATTCCGATCGTTATCAAGGACTCGGGCACTCCACCGCAAACCGGCACCAGCACGCTGACGATCACGATCGGTGATCTGAACGATAACATCATGCAGCCCGGCTCCAAGGAGGTGATCGTGTACAACTACCAAGGCCAGGCGCCGGACACACCGATCGGGCGTGTGTTCGTTAACGATCTCGATGATTGGGACACCTCGGACAAGCTGTTCTATTGGGATGAGGCCGAGAATCCACGCTTCAAGCTAGACGACACATCCGGCATGGTGACGATGCGGCGCGGTGCTCGCGAGGGACGCTACAAGCTGCGCTTCAAGATCTACGACCGCAAGCACGCGCAGGAATCGTATGCCAACATGTCAGTGGTGGTGAAGCACATCTCCTACGAGGCGATCGTCAACTCCGGCTCGATCCGGCTGACCGGCATTACGGATGAGGACTTTATACGCATCTGGAACTATCGCACCCAGAACATCTTCCGCAGCAAGCTAGAGCGGTTCCGGGACAAGCTGGCGGAGCTGCTGAACGTGCACGTAAAGAATGTGGACGTTTTCAGTGTGCAGTTGAAGGATCGGTCGGTGCCGCTGATCGATGTGCGGTTCGCTGTACATGGCGCGTACTTCTACAAGGCGGTGCAGCTGAACGGCTTGATACTGCTGCACAAGGAGGAAATCGAGCAGGAGGTGGGCATCAACATCACGATGGTAAACGTGGATGAGTGTCTGCTGGAGAATGCGGACTGTGCCGGGTCGTGCACCAGCATTATCgaggtccaatcgaacccctGCCTAGTTAATGCGAACAAAACCGCCCTGGTTGGGGTTCAGATCAACTCCACGGCGGAGTGTGTATGCAGCTCGCGAGAGTACAAGCAGCAACAGACCTGCAAATCCCATCCCTGTCTGAACGGTGGTCGCTGCACCGATTCCAAGTCGGGTATCAAGTGCTCGTGTCTACCAGGCTACACAGGACCCCGCTGTCAGCAGGTCGTACGTAGCTTCCGTGGCAGTGGCTGGGCCTGGTACCCACCGCTCGACATGTGCGACAAGTCGCATATTAGCGTCGAGATCATCACAACGAAGCCGGATGGTTTAATTTTCTACAACGGACCTATCACACCACCGAAGGAGGACGACACGTCCAAGCAGCTGTCTGACTTTATTGCACTCGAGCTGGAGCAGGGTTATCCTCGATTCCTCATTGATTACGGCTCGGGTACGCTAGAGTTACGCATCGCGACTAAACATCCGCTCAACGATGGCGAATGGCACCGGATCGATCTGTTCTGGGACACTGATCAGGTGAAGATAGTGGTCGATTTCTGCAAGACGGCAGAAATCACCGAACCCGACGACGGCAACCTGGTCGAGATAATCGACCACACCTGCCAGGCCCTGGGCAAGGTGCCGCAGTTCAATGAATATCTGAATCTCAACACGCCGCTCCAGATTGGCGGTGTGTTTAGGGACAAGTTTGACTACACGTACAGCCGCTGGCAGTACATGCCGGTCGGGGTCGGTTTCGAAGGGTGCATACGCGAGTTTAAGCATAACGGAATCCTGTACGATCTGTCCCACCCGGGACTGTCTAAAGGCAGTGCGCCCGGTTGTTTGTACACGCAAGAGGTGTGTGATCTGAATCCACAGGTCGCCCGGTGTCTCGAGCACGGCAAGAGTGTCGGTAGCTATGTCGAGGCAAAGTGTGAATGCAATCCCGGTTGGACGGGCACGTACTGCAGCTTGCCGACCACGCCAACTACGTTCAAGACGCACAGTTACGTGAAGTACGCGCTCAGCTTCGAGCCGAATAAGTTCACGACGCAGATTCAGCTGCGGTTCCGCACGCGCGAAACGTACGGTGAGCTGTTCCGCATCAGCGATCAGCATATGCGCGAGTACGGCATCATTGAGCTGAAGGACGCCAAGGTGTACTTCCGGTACAGCTTAAACACGGACCAGGTGGAGGAGCAGGAGGTAGCGTTGACGGCGGTCGAGGTGGACGACGGACAGTGGCACGTGGTGAAGGTGCAAAGGTACGGCTCAGCGGCCATCCTGGAACTGGACGGGGGTGAGGGTGCCAACTTCAACCAGAGCTTCTCGTTCGACGGACATCAGTGGCTGTCAGTGGACAAGCAGGAGGGTGTGTATGCGGGTGGCAAGCCAGAGTTCACTGGCGTGAAGACGTACGATGTCAAATCGGACTATCAGAAGAGTTGCATCGACGATATAAG ATTTGACGGTAAAAGCTTGCCACTTCCGCCAGCCACCAACGGTACGCAGTGGGGTCAGGCCACGATGGCCAAGGACATCGACCGCTACTGTTCGTCCAACAATCCTTGCCAGAACGCGTACTGTCCAGATCCGTTCGAGTGTGTCGACCTATGGAACAAGTACGAGTGCGC CTGTGGCGATGGTATGATTATCTCACCGGAAGGCAAGACCTGTATCGACCGGAACGAGTGCCTGGACTATCCGTGTCTGAATGGGGGCACTTGCATCAACCAGGAGCCGCGCCTAAAGTACAAGTGCATCTGTCCGGACTCGTACTGGGGCGAGAGTTGTGAGTTTTTGAAGGAACGACAAGCGCTTAAGTTCAGCACCAGTGCCTTGGCCGCCGTTATAGCCTGCCTATTACTGATCATTA ttttgttgtttgtttatttttcctgcTCCCGGCGTCGTTCGGCTAACTTCAACAAGAAGCCGGCCACCAAGGACGACATCCGCGAAAACATCATCAACTACTGCGACGAAGGTGGTGGCGAGAACGACATGACAGCGTTTGACATGAAGACACTCAAGATCCCGATTGGACCGCTGCCAGAGCTCGTTCAACATAAGGCACCGCCAGTAC GTCCAGATATTGCCGTCGTGTCCGACCAGGTTGTCGGCAAGGTGGACGTGTTCCTGGACGACCGGAAGCGACGCGTCGACATCGACTCAGCCTCCGGGCCATTCGACGATCTGCGTAACTACGCCTACGAAGGTTGTGGGAGTACCTCTGGCTCGCTAAGTTCCTTACAGTCAGGTAAATCAAAAAAATCGCCCAAACCCATAATAATCTTCCAAACCTGCCCCGAACAGCACACGACGATAAACACCTAA